A part of Acropora palmata chromosome 6, jaAcrPala1.3, whole genome shotgun sequence genomic DNA contains:
- the LOC141883919 gene encoding uncharacterized protein LOC141883919, producing MEGQKANVSLTYKSYVRPEWPYKDWTCNERECEREQMETCPPELEDKPSAINMPIKEDNGDKADICDATTHRGAQGIAASGAEGDVLPTVELAIEKRNEPLQGQIVQYDEAEDFEPEHWAFTSDLSVPLADDLPLCHLLRFMEPELNGVEIDSQEILEEMTEMMRKTSEKLESCYIVFEQCYIVLVGSMAENTKVGKADELDYAIVLPYFEHFDELFRIILNKDESLLYDNPAYVALTNDIASEGYTKEVQENFQSTIKAIWSLYVADFIPEGWELSELNCPGEEQSIARTFHLTRRSDGFIVDIDICFWVPIHKSKLEEEESEYLEQKDYLLENCLDGEMKLYAILPKDYRVEDVLNSVRFAMSSKEREELNKYGPKNGRIQCFKLAKCVAQGFMPTIQKEGNCSRCRDRLVTSFALKNIVLFMASNYPDDKMWTEDQLGNRVCEVFTILNFCVNLNCGWVSAFLIPYIIQLQGQWKKYDSAKGVLVNKAILGEPGYEENNCLVPGMKRFESLFTEDPISKKILQNYFRFLHESDWCVSELFDRLNEMLTALREKEDQERKEYAENPGCLCFQPEIFST from the coding sequence ATGGAAGGTCAAAAAGCCAATGTATCTCTGACTTACAAGAGCTATGTCAGGCCCGAGTGGCCATATAAAGATTGGACATGCAACGAGAGAGAATGTGAGAGAGAACAAATGGAAACTTGTCCCCCTGAACTTGAGGATAAACCAAGTGCCATAAATATGCCGATCAAAGAAGACAATGGAGACAAAGCAGACATCTGTGACGCAACTACTCATCGAGGCGCTCAAGGTATTGCAGCTTCTGGGGCAGAAGGAGACGTCCTACCGACGGTGGAATTGGCGATTGAAAAACGTAACGAACCCTTGCAAGGCCAAATTGTTCAGTATGATGAGGCGGAGGACTTTGAGCCGGAGCACTGGGCATTTACATCTGATCTCTCAGTTCCTCTTGCTGATGACTTGCCGCTGTGTCATCTCCTCCGGTTCATGGAGCCAGAATTAAACGGCGTTGAAATCGACAGCCAAGAAATCCTCGAGGAGATGACTGAAATGATGAGAAAAACATCCGAAAAGCTAGAATCATGCTATATTGTGTTCGAACAATGTTACATTGTTCTGGTAGGCAGTATGGCCGAGAACACGAAAGTTGGAAAAGCAGATGAGTTGGACTACGCCATTGTTCTTCCATACTTCGAACATTTCGACGAACTCTTCCgaataattttgaataaagaCGAGTCGTTGTTGTATGATAATCCTGCTTACGTGGCCCTCACGAATGACATCGCCTCGGAAGGTTACACCAAGGAAGTGCAAGAAAACTTTCAGTCAACAATCAAGGCAATTTGGTCTCTGTATGTGGCAGACTTTATCCCGGAAGGATGGGAACTCTCAGAATTGAACTGCCCTGGAGAGGAACAAAGCATAGCTCGAACATTTCATCTTACTCGTCGTTCGGATGGATTTATTGTGGATATTGATATCTGTTTTTGGGTACCCATTCATAAGTCAAAGCTTGAAGAAGAGGAAAGTGAGTACTTAGAACAAAAGGACTACCTCCTGGAAAATTGTCTTGACGGCGAAATGAAGTTATATGCCATACTACCCAAAGACTACCGTGTGGAAGATGTCCTTAACAGTGTGCGCTTTGCAATGTCTTCAAAGGAGCGCGAAGAATTAAACAAGTATGGACCGAAAAATGGTCGCATTCAATGCTTCAAGTTGGCCAAATGCGTTGCTCAAGGCTTTATGCCCACCATCCAGAAAGAGGGAAACTGCTCGCGTTGCAGAGATCGCCTCGTAACGTCGTTTGCTCTTAAAAACATCGTTCTCTTCATGGCAAGCAACTACCCTGACGACAAGATGTGGACTGAAGATCAGCTCGGCAACAGAGTTTGCGAGGTATTTACCATTCTTAACTTTTGCGTGAATTTAAACTGCGGTTGGGTCTCGGCTTTTTTGATACCGTATATTATACAACTACAAGGGCAGTGGAAGAAGTACGACTCTGCCAAAGGAGTTCTTGTTAACAAAGCTATCCTCGGTGAGCCTGGTTATGAGGAAAACAACTGCCTCGTTCCTGGAATGAAGAGGTTCGAGTCACTTTTCACGGAAGACCCAATTTCCAAGAAAATTCTGCAGAATTACTTTCGTTTTCTTCATGAAAGTGACTGGTGTGTCTCCGAGCTGTTTGACCGTTTGAATGAGATGTTGACAGCTTTAAGGGAGAAAGAGGACCAGGAAAGGAAAGAATACGCAGAGAATCCTGGTTGTCTTTGCTTCCAGCCAGAAATTTTTTCCACGTAG